One segment of Triticum aestivum cultivar Chinese Spring chromosome 2A, IWGSC CS RefSeq v2.1, whole genome shotgun sequence DNA contains the following:
- the LOC123184957 gene encoding UDP-glycosyltransferase 1 yields MVGAGANTTMSPRKPQVVLYPSPGMGHLVSMIELGKLFAARGLAVTVALVDSPHDTSATGPFLAGVSAANPDISFHRLPQVKLLGSEPPEMLTFEVVRLSNPHLRDFLAGDTPAVIVLDFFCGAAINVATELRIPAYFFCTSGAQILAFLLHLAVLHGKSTRSFREMGQELVHAPGITSFPATHAIQRLMDRDSAPYKAFLNMSTNMFRSQGIIVNTFRSLEPRAMDTIVAGLCAPSGLRTPPVYCIGPLIKSEEVGVKRGDECLAWLDTQPKGSVVFLSFGSLGRFSAKQTRKVAAGLEASGQRFLWVVRSPPSDNSSKNSEKLPEPDLDALLPQGFLERTQGRGLVVKSWAPQRDVLAHDAVGCFVTHCGWNSVLESVMAGVPMLAWPLYAEQLMNAVFLEKEMELAVTMKGYDKEVVKAEEVAKKVRWMMDSDGGRVLRERTLAVMRRAKEALLEGGESEATLAGLVDAWIRA; encoded by the coding sequence ATGGTCGGCGCCGGAGCCAACACCACCATGAGCCCCCGGAAGCCGCAGGTGGTGCTCTACCCGTCGCCGGGCATGGGGCATCTGGTCTCCATGATCGAGCTCGGCAAGCTCTTCGCGGCTCGTGGACTGGCCGTCACTGTCGCCCTCGTCGACTCGCCGCACGACACCAGCGCCAcgggccccttcctcgccggcgtctCCGCGGCCAACCCCGACATCTCTTTCCACCGTCTACCACAAGTCAAGCTCCTCGGGTCTGAGCCGCCGGAGATGCTGACCTTCGAGGTCGTCCGCCTCTCCAACCCGCATCTCCGTGATTTCCTCGCCGGCGACACCCCGGCTGTCATCGTGCTGGACTTCTTCTGCGGCGCCGCCATCAACGTGGCCACGGAGCTCCGCATCCCCGCCTACTTCTTCTGCACCTCCGGGGCGCAAATCTTGGCTTTCTTATTGCACCTCGCGGTTCTCCACGGCAAAAGCACGAGGAGCTTCAGGGAAATGGGCCAAGAACTCGTGCACGCTCCGGGAATCACCTCGTTCCCGGCGACGCACGCCATTCAGCGGCTTATGGATCGTGACAGCGCGCCCTACAAGGCATTTCTAAACATGAGCACCAACATGTTTCGGTCCCAAGGCATCATCGTCAACACCTTCCGCTCGCTGGAGCCGCGCGCCATGGACACCATCGTGGCCGGACTCTGCGCACCATCCGGCCTCCGGACGCCCCCGGTGTACTGTATTGGGCCACTGATCAAGTCGGAGGAGGTGGGCGTGAAGCGCGGTGACGAGTGCCTCGCGTGGCTGGACACGCAGCCCAAAGGCAGCGTGGTGTTCCTCTCCTTCGGCAGCCTCGGCCGATTCAGCGCCAAACAAACGAGGAAGGTGGCCGCCGGGCTGGAAGCCAGTGGACAGAGGTTCCTGTGGGTGGTGCGGAGCCCGCCAAGCGACAACTCGTCGAAGAACTCCGAGAAGCTGCCGGAGCCGGACTTGGATGCCCTCCTCCCACAGGGTTTCCTTGAACGGACCCAGGGCAGGGGCCTCGTCGTGAAGTCATGGGCGCCGCAACGCGACGTGCTGGCCCATGATGCGGTTGGTTGTTTTGTGACACACTGCGGGTGGAACTCGGTGCTCGAGTCGGTCATGGCAGGCGTGCCGATGCTGGCGTGGCCGTTGTACGCGGAGCAACTAATGAACGCGGTGTTCCTGGAGAAAGAGATGGAGCTGGCCGTCACGATGAAAGGGTACGACAAGGAGGTGGTGAAGGCCGAGGAGGTTGCCAAGAAGGTCAGGTGGATGATGGACTCCGACGGCGGGAGGGTGCTCCGAGAGCGGACTTTGGCGGTGATGAGGCGGGCGAAAGAGGCTCTACTTGAGGGCGGGGAATCCGAGGCGACATTGGCGGGGCTGGTGGACGCGTGGATTCGTGCTTGA